In Streptomyces sp. TLI_146, the genomic stretch TCACAGCCGGGAAGGGGCGGGGTGGGGGTCACTCCCCCGGAGGGGCATCCGAGCCGTAGCCCTCGTCCGAGTCCGCGTCCGGGGCCGAGTCCGACCCCGCTCCCACCGGCAACCTCGGCGGCCGATAGGACCGCACCGCCCCCGCCCCCGGATCCGGCCGAACCGCCCCCAACAGGGGGTTCGACGCGATCGGGGAGATCTTCACCCGGGTGCCGGGGCGCGGTGCCTGCACCACCAGGCCGTCCCCCAGGTACAGGGCCACATGCGTCGCCCCGGGGTAGTAGACCACCAGATCCCCGGGCCGCAGCGCCCGCAGCGGAACCCGCCGCAGCGACGCCCACTGCTCCTGACTCGTCCGCGGAATGGCCCGCCCCGCGTGCGCCCACGCCTGTGACGTCAGGCCGGAGCAGTCGTACGAGCCCGGCCCCTCCGCCCCCCACACATACGGCTTGCCGAGCTGGCCGACCGCGTACCGCAGCGCCTGCTCGCCCTCCTCCGACGGCGCCCGCACCCCGCTCAGCGCCCCCGTGGCCAGCAGATCCCGCTGGGCCTTCGCCGTTCCGTCCCGCTCCAGGCGGGCCAGCTCGGCGAGTTGGTCCTCGCTGAGGGACGCGAGCAGGCCCTCCACGTCCTTCAGCCGGGTGCGTACCTCGTCCCGCGCCCGGCGCTGGCGCGCGGCCAGCAGGGCCTGCTCGTCCAGCGCCTTGCGCGCCGCCCGCGCCATACCGTCCGCCCGCTTCTCCGTCGCGGCGAGCCGCGCCAGAGACGCCCGGCGCTCGTTCGAGGCGCGCTGGACCAGATGCCCTTGGTCGAGCGCCCCCTGCGGGTCCCTCGCCAGCAGCAGCTGCATATACGTGGAGAGTTCGCTGCGGCCCTGGTACTGCTCCCGGGCCAGCCGCCCCGCCGCCTCCCGGCTCCGCGCCAGCGCGACCCGCGCCTTCGTCAGCCCGGCCGCGACCTTCCTCTCGTCCGCCTTGCGCCGCTTCAGCTGCTCCTCGGCCGCGTTGTACGCCTCGGACGCCTCCTCGGCCTGCCGGTACAGCGTCTGCAACTGCGTCAGCAGGCCGGACACCGAACTCTGCGGCGGAGTGGGTGCGGCCTGCGCCGCGGGGACGCCCGACACGAGCGCCGCCGCGACGGCCGCCGCCGTGCACACCGTACGCAGGGATCTCATCGACACGTGCTCACCTCCGGTCGGATGGTGGCACGGTGATCCGGGGCGCGGCCCGCCGAGTCGGGTGAACGGTGCGGATCCTTCCCCCGTACGGCCGCACCGCGGTGCGGCCGCTTGCCCCCGCGCCCGTCATGTGCGTACGGGAGCGGGGGAGTACGGCTAGCGCACCGGCAGCGCGTACAGCGTCGCCCCGTGCCACACCACCGCCGCGTCCGCGCCCGCCGCCACCGCCCGGTAGGTGCCCCGGTCCGCCGACTGCTCCTTGGAGCCCGCGTCCTGGAACTTCCACAGCCGCTCGCCGCTCGCCGCGTCCAGCGCCGTCACCTGGAACGGGTCGAGCGCCAGGACCGTACGCCCGGACGCGCTCGCCACCGTGCGGGTCTCCACCGGGGTGGTCGGCGCCAGGTCGGTCGAGCCGACCCACATCTCCCGGCCGTCCGGCGCGGCGACCGCCGCCACCTTGGTGGTGGTGTCGGGGGCGTACACAACGCCCTTGTTCAGAAGGGGAGTTCCGTAGGTTCCCGCGCCCTTCCCGCGCTGCCAGCGCAGCTTCGTCGTCTCCAGGTCGAACGCCTGGAGGCCGCCGCCCGCCGTGGTGAGCAGTGTGCCGTCGGGCGACAGCACCGCCGCGTCGGTGGGCAGCACCGCCCCGTACGACCGCGCCCACAGGTCCTTGCCGGTCTTCGGGTCGAGGGCGAAGAACTCCGCGAGCACCTGCTTGGCGCCCTTCGGCGGGGCGGCGGCGGGGCGCCGCGCGATCAGCCGGCCGCCGACGGCACTCGCCCACTCGAACGTCTCGCCCCGGCCGAGCGGGCGGCGCCACAGCGTGGTGCGGGTGGCGATGTCGTACGCGTACAGCGCGGTGTCCTTGCCGGTCGTGGCCGTGAACCACACCGTCGTGCCGTCGTGCGCGCGTACCTCGGGGGTGCCCATGCCGGGTGCGAGCTGGGCGTACGCCACCTTCTGGCGGATCGCGCCGTCCGCCACCGCGAACCAGGTGAAGTCGGTGGGGCCGACGCCGAACGCCACCGCCGCGTCCGGGCCCGCCGGCTGGAGCTGGGCGAGACCGGCGAGCTCGGGGCGGGTCCAGAGCTGTCTGCCGGTGCGCAGGTCGACGCCGGTGGGCGTGGCGCCGGGCACGACCAGGACAGCGCCCTGGACGAGCGGGGTGCCGAGGAGCTTGCCGCCGGGCACCGCGTATCCCCAGCGGGCGGTCGGGGGCGCGCCGGGCACCGGCTGCGGGCGGGCGGCGGGCTTGCTGTCGGCGGCGGGGGCCTTGCCGTCGCCGTCGTCCCCGTCGAACGCCAGCACCCCGGCCGCGCCGACCGCGAGCCCGGCCACCGCCGCGAGCCCGGCGGTCAGCAGCGACCGGCGGTCGGCGGCGAGCCGGGAGAGGGCGCCCGCGGGCGGGGCGGCCCGTGGCGCCTCCTGCGGCGGTACGGGCAGGGGCTGCGGCGCCGACCAGGCGGGCTGCGGGGGAGCCTGCCCGTTCAGGGCCGGGGCGGGCAGCGGGGCCGCGGGCTGCGGCACCCGGTCGGCCACCACCGGGCCGGGCAACTCCTGGGCCCGCGCGGCCCGTTCCGCGATCGCGGCCGTCAGACGCGGCGGCAGCCACCCCGCGCCGGGCCCCGGGGCGACCCCGCCGGGGACCAGCTCGGCGGCCACCTCGGCCGGGGCCGGGCGCGACCCGGGCGCCTTGGCCAGACACCGGCCGAGCAGGGGGCGCAGGGCGGCCGGGACCGGGGTGAGGTCCGGGACCGAGTGCGCGATGCGGTGGGCGGCCGCGTCGGCCGGGCCGGAGTCGAAGGGACCCGCTCCCCCGGCCGCGTACGCGAGGAGCATGCCCAGCATGAAGACGTCGGCGGCGGGGCCGGGCTGCTCGCCCGCGACCTGCTCGGGCGTCAGATAGCCGACGGTGACGCCGAGGCGGCCGCCCTCACCGGCGCTCGCCGCGCTGGCGCCGCCGAGCACGCCGAAGGCGGTGACCAGCGGCCCTTCGGCGGTGAGCAGCACGACATCGGGGCCCAGGCCCTGGAAGGCCTCGCCGGTCACCGCGTGCGCCCGCTCCAGGGTGGCGGCCAGCGCCGCGCCCAGGGTGCGCACGGCCTCCTCGGGCAGCGGCCCGGCCAGCGCCACCGCCTCGGCGAGGGTGAGCGCGGCGGTGAACGGGGTGGCCAGCCACGGCAGCCACTCCTCGGGGCCGGTGGCGAGCACCGGCGGCACCCAGGGCCCGGCGAGCCGCTCGGCGGCCTGCGCCTCGGCGCGGAAACGGGTGCGGAAGGCGGGCAGCGCGGCCAGGTCGGGGCGGGCGGCGGTGACACAGACCCCGCGCCCGTCCGCCCCGTGGGCGAGATAGACCCGGGCGGTGCCGGTCTCGCGCAGCCTGGCCCGCATCCGGTACGGACCGAGCTCGCGCGGTTCCTCGGCGGTCAGCGCCTCCATGGTTCAACTCCCCCTGCGGCACGGCGTGGACCAGCGAGCCTATCGCGCCACAGGAGCCCCTACGCGCGCGGCTTCGGCTTGGTCCAGGGCCAGCGGCGCGGCTCGCGCCCCTCCGGGACGTAGGTGTACTTCCAGCCGCGCGGCAGTCCGAGGCGCTTGCCGTGTCCGGCGGGTTCGCGCCGGTAGGCGTGGACGGTCGGCGGACCGCCGTCGGCGTCCGGGACCGGGACCTCGTACCACTGGGGCGGCTTGTCCGTGGGGCCGACCAGGACGGGCAGGACGCGCCCGTCGAGGGGCCCGCCCACAAAGAGGGTGTTCTCGCTTCGCACGCCTCAAGTGTCACACCGGTGCGGGCCGCGCCGCACGCGTCACAGCAGGTGGGCGGCTTCGGCCAGGACCGGGAGCACCCGGCGGGCGAGGAGTCCGGCCGGGCCGTCGGCGGGCTCCAGGGCCAGCGCGGCCCGGACCACGGCGGCCGCCTGCGGGTCGGTGGCGGCGGTCGCGGTGAGCAGGGCCACCAGGTGGTCGACCAGCCAGTCGCGCAGCTCGGGCAGCGGCGGCTGCTTCTCCTCGTCGAGCCAGATCAGGGAGGCGGCCTCGACCGCCGCGATCCAGGTGCGCACCATCATCCGCAGCCGCGCACCCGGGCTCTCCACCCCCAGGTGGAGGAGGATCTGCTCGGCGGCGGCCCGGCGCACCTCGTCGACTATCGCGGTCGTCCGGGAGGTCTCGGCGACGCTGCCGCCCTGGAGCAGGGCGGAGAACCCGGCGTCGTGCTCGTCGACGAAGGCGAGGTAGCGGTCCAGGGCGTGGGTCAGGCGCTCGGTGAGCGGGCCGGTCTGGGGCTGGGCGAAGCAGAGTTCGAGCTCGTCGGCGGCCGAGCGCAGCGCCGCCTCGTACAACTGCTGCTTGCCGCCCGGGAAGTAGCGGTAGACCAGCGGGCGCGAGACCCCGGCCGCCTCGGCGACGTCGTCGAGCGAGACGTCCTCCGGCGCCCGGTGCGCGAAGAGCGACAGCGCGGCGTCGAGGAGCTGGGTGCGGCGCTCCTCGACGCTGAGCCTGCGGTACGCGGGGGTGGCGGCCGGTGAGGTCATACGGGCAGCGTAATCCCCGGGCCGGCGCTTCAGGCCGGTGCTCGCGCGCGGTTGGCCGGGAGTGAAGGGCCCGGCGAACGGTTCCGCGAACGGTTCGGGAAAGGGCTCGGTGAAGGGCATGCGGGGCCGGTCAGGCCAGCAGACCCGAGCTCTGCCACAGCCGGCGGCCCACGCCGCGCAGCACGCCGATGTCGTCGAGGAAGTCGGTGAGCCGCCGGGCGCCGTTCTGCATCACCTCGCGCCGGTGGCCGCTGGCCTTCACCTGGGCGACGGCCTCCCGGCGGTCCAGGCCCACGTTCTCGTACACCTGGGGGTTGACGAAGCAGGTGGAGAAGACGCGGGCCGCCTCGCCGCAGCTGACCCGGGTCAGCTCCCGCTCCCAGGCGGGCGCGGTGACCATCTGGCGCCGCAACTCCTCCCGGGCGTACCGGACATGGCGGGCCTCCTCGACCACGTGGATGCGGGTGACGCCGCGCATCAGGG encodes the following:
- a CDS encoding NlpC/P60 family protein, whose translation is MSMRSLRTVCTAAAVAAALVSGVPAAQAAPTPPQSSVSGLLTQLQTLYRQAEEASEAYNAAEEQLKRRKADERKVAAGLTKARVALARSREAAGRLAREQYQGRSELSTYMQLLLARDPQGALDQGHLVQRASNERRASLARLAATEKRADGMARAARKALDEQALLAARQRRARDEVRTRLKDVEGLLASLSEDQLAELARLERDGTAKAQRDLLATGALSGVRAPSEEGEQALRYAVGQLGKPYVWGAEGPGSYDCSGLTSQAWAHAGRAIPRTSQEQWASLRRVPLRALRPGDLVVYYPGATHVALYLGDGLVVQAPRPGTRVKISPIASNPLLGAVRPDPGAGAVRSYRPPRLPVGAGSDSAPDADSDEGYGSDAPPGE
- a CDS encoding PQQ-binding-like beta-propeller repeat protein, with protein sequence MEALTAEEPRELGPYRMRARLRETGTARVYLAHGADGRGVCVTAARPDLAALPAFRTRFRAEAQAAERLAGPWVPPVLATGPEEWLPWLATPFTAALTLAEAVALAGPLPEEAVRTLGAALAATLERAHAVTGEAFQGLGPDVVLLTAEGPLVTAFGVLGGASAASAGEGGRLGVTVGYLTPEQVAGEQPGPAADVFMLGMLLAYAAGGAGPFDSGPADAAAHRIAHSVPDLTPVPAALRPLLGRCLAKAPGSRPAPAEVAAELVPGGVAPGPGAGWLPPRLTAAIAERAARAQELPGPVVADRVPQPAAPLPAPALNGQAPPQPAWSAPQPLPVPPQEAPRAAPPAGALSRLAADRRSLLTAGLAAVAGLAVGAAGVLAFDGDDGDGKAPAADSKPAARPQPVPGAPPTARWGYAVPGGKLLGTPLVQGAVLVVPGATPTGVDLRTGRQLWTRPELAGLAQLQPAGPDAAVAFGVGPTDFTWFAVADGAIRQKVAYAQLAPGMGTPEVRAHDGTTVWFTATTGKDTALYAYDIATRTTLWRRPLGRGETFEWASAVGGRLIARRPAAAPPKGAKQVLAEFFALDPKTGKDLWARSYGAVLPTDAAVLSPDGTLLTTAGGGLQAFDLETTKLRWQRGKGAGTYGTPLLNKGVVYAPDTTTKVAAVAAPDGREMWVGSTDLAPTTPVETRTVASASGRTVLALDPFQVTALDAASGERLWKFQDAGSKEQSADRGTYRAVAAGADAAVVWHGATLYALPVR
- a CDS encoding TetR/AcrR family transcriptional regulator gives rise to the protein MTSPAATPAYRRLSVEERRTQLLDAALSLFAHRAPEDVSLDDVAEAAGVSRPLVYRYFPGGKQQLYEAALRSAADELELCFAQPQTGPLTERLTHALDRYLAFVDEHDAGFSALLQGGSVAETSRTTAIVDEVRRAAAEQILLHLGVESPGARLRMMVRTWIAAVEAASLIWLDEEKQPPLPELRDWLVDHLVALLTATAATDPQAAAVVRAALALEPADGPAGLLARRVLPVLAEAAHLL